The Rhinatrema bivittatum chromosome 4, aRhiBiv1.1, whole genome shotgun sequence genome window below encodes:
- the ASCL1 gene encoding LOW QUALITY PROTEIN: achaete-scute homolog 1 (The sequence of the model RefSeq protein was modified relative to this genomic sequence to represent the inferred CDS: deleted 1 base in 1 codon): MDSAAKMESGAGQPFLQPACFFAAAAQSLQLSPADSQPPSGHKSAPKQAKRQRSSSPELMRCKRRLNFAGFGYSLPQQQPAAVARRNERERNRVKLVNLGFATLREHVPNGAANKKMSKVETLRSAVEYIRALQQLLDEHDAVSAAFQSGVLSPTISSSYCNDMNSMAGSPVSSYSSDEGSYDPLSPEEQELLDFTNWF, encoded by the exons ATGGATAGCGCTGCCAAGATGGAGAGCGGCGCCGGCCAGCCATTCTTGCAGCCCGCCTGCTTTTTCGCGGCCGCCGCTCAGAGCCTGCAGCTGAGCCCGGCCGACAGCCAGCCCCCCTCCGGCCACAAGTCCGCGCCCAAGCAAGCCAAGAGGCAGCGGTCCTCCTCGCCCGAGCTGATGCGCTGCAAACGGAGGCTGAACTTCGCCGGCTTCGGCTACAGCCTGCCCCAGCAGCAGCCGGCCGCCGTGGCGCGCCGGAACGAGCGCGAGAGGAACCGGGTCAAGCTGGTGAACCTGGGCTTCGCCACCCTCCGCGAGCACGTCCCCAACGGCGCCGCCAACAAGAAGATGAGCAAGGTGGAGACCCTGCGGTCGGCCGTCGAGTACATCCGAGCCCTGCAACAGCTGCTGGACGAGCACGACGCGGTCAGCGCCGCTTTCCAGTCGGGGGTGCTGTCGCCCACCATCTCTTCCAGTTACTGCAATGACATGAACTCGATGGCGGGGTCGCCCGTCTCTTCCTATTCTTCCGACGAA GGGTCGTACGACCCTCTGAGTCCCGAGGAGCAAGAGCTTCTAGATTTCACCAACTGGTTCTGA